In the Onychostoma macrolepis isolate SWU-2019 chromosome 09, ASM1243209v1, whole genome shotgun sequence genome, one interval contains:
- the LOC131546462 gene encoding interleukin-1 receptor type 2, giving the protein MIINRQCLFDCCTCIVMFSLRLFLTSALPLKDSCVLVGPEIPDYRVQGEAVIIRFPFLEDAVNYRSLRVDNSSTFHIHHSSLRSESHDRVMLTERRILLLPSHTSDSGTYTYIFRSDTFCLTGSITVMIYEAEEPNMTVMPYTARTGEDTEIICPHLKYFKRSENPKWYKDFQSTALPIGKGQYTIERGIILAIKNISVKDEGFYTCRLSVIFNNTQYNVSRTWRVQVSVPVSDGAAPEAVTSNSLSAFTSSSHSFPYIVFPANGSFIESHLGAHLVIRCMVSVGNQLAQSTDVTWIVNGQPLENSYLGGRAFQTDKSISGEHLEVQLVILELLEEDHGTELKCICQNKDQKQEVVTQIKLEDSESVWLVVAAASSCFILVVCVFAYHLCQRPQKRDYVLARQNSAI; this is encoded by the exons ATGATCATCAACAGGCAG TGTCTCTTTGATTGCTGCACATGTATTGTCATGTTTTCCCTGAGATTATTCCTGACCTCGGCTCTGCCTCTGAAAG acAGTTGTGTGCTTGTGGGTCCAGAGATCCCGGATTATCGAGTTCAAGGCGAAGCGGTTATCATCAGATTCCCTTTTCTTGAAGATGCAGTGAATTACAGGAGCTTGCGAGTGGACAACAGCTCGACCTTCCACATCCATCACAGCAGCCTGAGGAGCGAGAGCCATGATCGGGTGATGCTGACCGAACGCAGGATCTTGCTCCTCCCGTCTCACACATCAGACTCTGGAACCTACACCTACATCTTCAG GAGCGACACGTTCTGCCTCACTGGGAGTATTACAGTAATGATCTATGAGGCAGAGGAGCCAAACATGACTGTAATGCCCTACACCGCACGCACAGGAGAAGATACAGAGATCATCTGTCCCCActtgaaatatttcaaaaggTCAGAAAATCCAAAGTGGTACAAG GATTTTCAGAGCACAGCTCTCCCTATTGGCAAAGGACAGTATACAATCGAGAGAGGCATAATTCTGGCCATCAAAAACATCTCTGTAAAAGATGAGGGCTTCTACACTTGTAGGCTAAGTGTGATTTTCAACAATACCCAGTATAATGTGAGCAGGACCTGGAGAGTTCAAGTGTCAG tcCCAGTATCAGATGGTGCTGCACCAGAAGCGGTCACCTCTAACAGTCTCAGTGCTTTCACAT CATCGAGTCATTCATTCCCTTACATTGTCTTTCCTGCAAACGGATCCTTCATTGAAAGTCATTTAG GCGCACATTTGGTGATCCGGTGCATGGTGTCTGTTGGAAACCAATTGGCTCAGTCCACAGATGTGACATGGATTGTTAATGGCCAGCCACTTGAAAACTCTTACCTGGGTGGACGTGCATTTCAGACCGATAAGAG TATCTCAGGAGAGCATCTGGAGGTGCAGCTGGTTATCCTTGAGCTTCTGGAAGAGGACCATGGGACGGAATTGAAGTGCATATGTCAAAACAAAGACCAGAAACAGGAAGTTGTCACTCAGATCAAACTGGAAG ACTCAGAGTCTGTGTGGTTGGTGGTAGCTGCTGCGTCCTCCTGTTTTATACTAGTGGTGTGTGTTTTTGCATATCATTTGTGCCAAAGGCCGCAGAAAAGGGACTATGTTCTGGCTCGACAGAACAGCGCCATTTGA